A stretch of Chiloscyllium punctatum isolate Juve2018m chromosome 34, sChiPun1.3, whole genome shotgun sequence DNA encodes these proteins:
- the LOC140458814 gene encoding sialic acid-binding Ig-like lectin 10 — protein MVLPSAGLNSLQTLSLDVKYGPRMGDLQPVNVKEQESVQMVCNVSSNPVSTITWYRGSERLGSALGEALTLNISNITARDQGNYTCRAHNRIGQATQTVPITVQSPPRIHWMGGSVGVLDGTLFRQDCVVDSYPVSNTSWRRGSRILNESVSNTLTLVIPTMGKGDSDLYTCSSINPFGNASQSLHIRLEYSPRNISITLDHHEALNASIEMSEGESVSLLCTVDSEPMANLSWTLDGEIRNASPWSARLWLTIPNVTYQDHGLHTCTAHNPHGASQRSLTINVNYSPKEVSVLVPAGDTGIREGCDVTLRCQCESHPPARNYSWIRKVPGHPPRVIGVRETLTLRSVSRRESAVFFCRVSNDLGSGESAPFHLNVEYGPEISRESKCAERAEGITCVCAANSNPPAVITWHLPHANLSGNQTHGGFVSEQLREGHLVKGFLILTGHQDEEEVVVSCSVRNPHGASLFKVYLWGKGEGHLVNLVLAVIVGALAMLVLMLSLCLISLFCKRKTKDHVIEGSEMEELTVQPPTDRPGIGVNPDLQTQSRRE, from the exons ATGGTGCTCCCCAGCGCGGGTCTCAACTCACTgcagactctctctctcgatgtcaAAT ATGGCCCAAGGATGGGAGATTTGCAGCCGGTGAATGTGAAGGAGCAGGAGTCTGTGCAGATGGTGTGTAATGTGAGCAGTAATCCAGTCAGCACGATAACGTGGTACCGAGGCAGCGAGAGGCTTGGGTCAGCTCTCGGGGAGGCCCTGACCCTGAACATCTCCAACATCACGGCCCGAGACCAGGGCAATTATACCTGCAGGGCCCACAATCGGATTGGCCAAGCAACACAGACAGTGCCCATCACTGTACAGT CCCCTCCCAGGATACATTGGATGGGTGGGAGCGTTGGCGTGTTGGACGGGACGTTATTCCGACAGGATTGTGTGGTGGACagttacccagtgtccaataccagCTGGAGGAGGGGAAGCCGAATTCTCAATGAGTCCGTCTCTAACACTCTCACCCTGGTCATCCCTACCATGGGGAAGGGAGACTCCGACctctacacctgttccagcatcaatCCCTTCGGGAACGCCAGCCAATCCCTTCACATCCGACTGGAAT ACTCTCCGAGGAACATCTCCATCACCCTGGACCACCACGAGGCCCTCAATGCGTCCATCGAGATGTCCGAGGGGGAGTCCGTCTCTCTCCTCTGCACCGTGGACAGTGAGCCAATGGCCAACCTGAGCTGGACGCTGGACGGGGAAATCCGGAACGCTAGCCCCTGGAGCGCCCGACTCTGGCTGACCATCCCGAACGTCACATACCAGGATCATGGTCTGCACACGTGCACAGCACACAATCCCCACGGAGCATCCCAGCGTTCACTCACCATCAACGTGAACT ACTCCCCGAAGGAAGTCTCGGTGCTGGTGCCAGCAGGGGACACCGGAATCCGAGAGGGGTGCGACGTCACCCTGAGGTGCCAGTGCGAGAGCCACCCCCCTGCCCGGAACTACAGCTGGATCCGGAAGGTTCCGGGCCACCCACCGCGGGTCATCGGCGTCAGGGAGACCCTGACCCTGCGCTCGGTCTCACGCCGAGAGAGCGCCGTGTTTTTCTGCCGAGTCAGCAACGATCTGGGGAGTGGCGAGTCGGCGCCGTTCCACCTCAACGTCGAGT aTGGTCCGGAGATTTCTCGAGAGTCGAAATGTGCAGAGAGGGCAGAGGGGATCACCTGCGTCTGTGCGGCCAACTCCAACCCTCCAGCAGTTATCACCTGGCACCTGCCCCATGCCAACCTCAGCGGTAACCAAACACATGGAGGGTTTGTGTCTGAGCAGCTCCGAGAGGGGCATCTGGTGAAGGGGTTCCTGATCCTGACGGGACACCAGGatgaagaggaagtggtggtatcCTGCTCAGTTCGAAACCCCCACGGAGCATCCTTGTTCAAGGTGTACCTCTGGGGCAAAG GGGAAGGACACCTTGTGAACTTGGTGCTGGCTGTTATTGTTGGAGCCCTCGCAATGCTCGTCCTGATGCTGTCATTGTGTTTGATTTCTCTCTTCTGTAAAAG AAAGACCAAGGACCATGTGATTGAAGGATCGGAGATGGAGGAGCTGACTGTCCAACCCCCGACCGACCGTCCTGGGATCGGGGTAAACCCTGATTTACAAACtcagagtcggagagagtga